The sequence ATCACACATACCCCATCctgcacacaaactcaaacacctTGACTGCACAGGCCCCAACTCAAACCCTGACCGTCAGAATGATGAATCTAGTGAACCTACTCAGTGGCTTGCATGCTTGCACTGACCTGCTTGCTCATAATTGGCCTTTTACAGTCATTTCAGAGTCATTAAAAGTGAAACTTTATCGTTTGATACCTTGCTTGGCTCATCTTGTGACTCCGCTCTTCAGATCTGTTCTCCAAGCATctatcatgcatgtgtgtgtgtgtgtgtgtgtgtgtgtgtgtgtgtgtgtgtgtgtgtgtgtgcgagcgtgcgtgCAGGGTTCTAAGTGCGCGTGTGCCTGTAATGCAATACGACCATTATCCGCCAGCTGATacttactcaaacacacagtctATTGTTTGTTCTTCCgcactccagcacacacacacacacacacacacacaagcacactagcTCAGTGGCCACAAGATTCTCTGGAACACCGTGGTGTTCTTTTATAGATGACTCCTTATGTCCCAAATGCCTCAGCATgttattctctttctttccctctccctccttatgttctctctctctctctctctctctctctctctctctctctctctctctttctttctttctgtctttctctttctttctttctgtctttctttctctctctctgtctctctctctctctctctcattgccaTCTCACATTAATATAATCATGTTTAGGTGGAGAATAAACAAAGGCCAGCATGGCACAAACACCACACTGTGTTTCTTGATCTCAGGTTATatctctcctgctctttctccctctctccctcctgctcctaCTCTGTCCATCGttctttcatcctctctctctccatcagtctTTTCTCTGTCCTTGTCacccatgctctctctctgtctctctcaatctcttcgccctcttttcctctcagtTTGTCAATATCAGTTGCGTATGTTGTCGAGGTGATTAGACAACGTCTATGGTACAGCATAATAATAGAATGATAGAGAAATATATAATGGTTAATTCAACAAGAGAGAAAAaattgtatatatataaatcatGGTATATTGAGAAATGATGATCCTcctctttgtccctctctctctctctctctctctctctctctctctctctcactctctcactttctctctcgtctctccatGCAGTTGATCCAGTTAATCGTGAGCCACCTGACGGTGCCGGACCTGTGTCGTCTGGCCCAGAGCTGTAAGCTGCTGCAGCAGCATTGCTGTGACCCACTCCAGTACCTGCAGCTGAGCCTGCAGCCCTACTGGGCCACGCTGACCGATGCCTCGCTCGTCCACCTGCAGCCCCGCTGTGTCCTGCTGCAGCGCCTCAACATGTCCTGGACCGGCAACCGCGGCGCACTCACCTCCAACGGTTTCTGCAGGTcagacgcatgcacgcacacacactcacacacacacacacggtactcacacatacacaggggcagccgtggccttctGGTTAGCGctaggacttgtaaccggagggttgccggttcaaaccccgaccagtaggcacggctgaagtgcccttgagcaaggcacctaacccctcactactccccgagcgccgctgttgttgcaggcagctcgcagcgccgggattagtgtgtgcttcacctcactgtgtgttcactgtgtgctgagtgtgtttcactaattcacggattgggataattgcagagaccaaatttccctcacaggatcaaaagagtatttatacttatacttatactacacacacacatggtacaCACACAGGTTTCTGCAGGTCAGACacatgcatgagcacacacacacacgcatggtacacactcacatacacacacacatggtacacacacaggtttctgcaggtacacgcacacacacacacacacacccacagacaagtcaggcacacacacatgcacacatatgcacagctCTGAGACACAGATggagtacagacacacactcacacactgtgtcCACTCATCCTCCTGTAACATTCAAAttcgctttctttctttctttctttctttctttctttctttctttctctctgtagttTTCTGAAGGCGTGCGGTCAGAGTCTGGTGAGTCTGGAGCTGTCATGTTGTCACTTCCTGACCGAGGCAAGCATGGAGGTCATCTCGCAGACGTGTCCGGGCCTCCAGGAGCTCAACCTGGCTTCCTGTGACCGCCTGCAGCCTCAGGCCTTCAGCCACGTGGCCAAGCTCAACAGCCTGCGCCGCCTCGTACTCTACCGCACCAAGATAGAGGTGAGcttggacacacacgcacacacacacacgcacacacacacacacacacacacacacacgcacatacatacacgcacacacacacacacacacgcacatacgcacatacgcacacgcacacgcacacacatacacatgcgcaaACACAAACTCAGGCGCCTCTGTTCCCTTTGCTGTTGTTTGCATTGCCATAGACACAAGTTTGAGTTCTTGTCTAAAGTGATTGTCCAGCTTGCTACACGTCCCAAGTAAAGGGAATGTAAGGCTCACATTGCAGTGCCGACACTCTCTGTTGAGTCCTCTTGGGTCCCTGTGTTATTCTCATAATATCAAATTTGATAGCACAGGCTGTGGCTAAAGCAACTCAGAGCTGACCACATGTACACACTGCACTAGTGTCTTGTGAGAGTAAGATGCCGTTGATTGACATCTGAGCTGGATGTGAGATGAGCGATGAGAGGGGACCttttaaaggataattctggtatttagcactttgagtcccttttctggtttgttttggatgaactagagtggtggacaccgaaattttgacgatgggtcctgtctcgactttctgactcgttttaaatcgcctttgactttcagagtggctggctatgggcatgcacaaacatgtccttaaaacaacctttaacgttcgtttttaaaactgtgcaactcaccgagtggttagtgatgttcgttgatgttccaaaacaagtagtgtAGTGAAatacagtgcgtgtgtgtgtgtgtgtttctgtgtgtgtgtgtgtgcaatctgAGTTATTGTTTTGGTGACTCAGCATCTGTGGGTGGCTTGGGTCTAATTGAGGTTGTTTGCGATCACGGAGAGCAaagactgcgtgtgtgtgtgtatgtatgtatgtatgtatgtacgtgtgtgtgtggtgccattCCATCTACCCTTCAGACCTGCTGTCATCATGATCATGTTTTACTGCCTGTCATTTTTTCCCTTCTAATTCTGTGGAAAAGTGAGTGAAGTCTGGGTAGGATaccttacactctctctctctttctctctctctctttctcagacacacacacacacacacacacacacacacacacacacacacacacacacacacacacacaaacaagaagtAATAATATCAAATTTGATAGCACAGGCTGTGGCTAAAGCAACTCAGAGCTGACCACATGTACACACCGCACTAGTGTCTTGTGagagtttctttttttctccctctctctctcacatgcacacacactcctctgtctgtctccccttctctctctctctctctcactctcacatgcacacacactcctctgtctgtctccccttctctctctctctctctctctctctctctctctctctcactctcacatgcacacacactcctctgtctgtctccccttctctctctctctctctctctctctctctctctcactctcacatgcacacacactcctctgtttgtctccccttctctctctctctctctctcctctgtctgtctccccttctctctctctctctctctctctccctctctctttgtgtgtctgtcactCTCCCTTTCCTGGTGTCACGTTTCCCTCCCCTCTTTCCCCCACCCGATCCGTGTGGGTTCACCGACAGGTACCTGCGTCCAGGTATTCATGAGCGGTAACCTGAGCCGGCTCCATCCCTGCTGACTCTGGCAGTGTGTGAGGTGCCAGTGCGTGGAGTTATTTAATAGTTCTGCTGTTTTGACACGTTGGCTCTTGCAGCCTTATAGCAGGATCAGATGGCGCTGCTTAATCGCTTGATTTCTTTGATATGCACCTTTGATTAAAAACAACAGAAACATTCTGCTGTCTCCATTTACGGTAAACAGACTGCTTGTTTTATGACTTAATCATTTAAGGAGGATGATATGGCATGATATATATTATAAACCTTtcaccctctctgtctttcttttctaacctttctttctctcttactgCCCTTAGTCAGTCTTCTTCCCTATGCCTTCTTCAGTTAATTACTTatgttttatttctctctcactttctctctattggaaacacacacacacacacacacacacacacacacacacacacactctttctctccttattGATTTATATGTGTTCTCCTTCTGCAGCAAACAGCCTTGCTGAGCATCCTGACCTTCTGCACGGAGCTGCAACACCTCAACCTGGGCAGCtgtgtgagggtgagtgtgtcTCTCTGAGTGCTGTCCTCATGACCCCACAGAATAGAGGGGATGAGAGAAGcacacagcagaaaaaagtacaGTAGACTAGAGCAGAGTAGACTTGAGGACAATAGACTTGAACAGAGTAGACTTGAAGACAATTCGGTTATTAAGTGATGATGCAATAATGGGATAATAAAGCTCTTTCCGGGTCCAACAGTTTTCAGAGCTGCTTATTtttctccatagacagtaaaataaactattTTTTTCGCTATTGTTTACAAGTTGCGAAAACCGGCTGGCTGCGCTTGTAAAAGTTTTTTGCTTTTGCTTGAGCAGAGTAGAATTGAGTAGAGTATATTAGAGCAGAGTAGACTTGAGGACAATAGAATTGAGCAGAGTAGACTTGATGACCATAGAATTGAGCAGAGTAGACTTGAGGACAATAGAATTGAGCAGAGTAGATTTGAGGACAATAGAATTGAGCAGAGTAGACTTGAGGAGATTGTCTGAGATTGAAACTGGAGTTGGGGTCAAAATGACCTGAGTTGAGTGAGTATGGTGGAGTTGTGTAAAGTAGAACTGACCTGATGTGGGTAGaatcagagacggttgataaggTTGGCATTTGATGAATCAGAGTTGGTGTTCTAAAGCATATTTGGTAGAGTAGAGTTGTGTGAAGCGCACAGTAGAGCTGAGTTGAGTAGAATTGAGTATAGTGGAGTAGTATAGAGTTGAGTAAGATGCAGCATGTAGTTTTTTGCACGGTTTCACATGACAGTCTTACATGTGTTCTAACGGTGCTCTGGGGTTCATGTTATATATGGTGTTCTGTGGCCTCTGTTCCTGTGTTCTGTTGAGTTAATGTTTCTAGCCAGCATGTGAGCATAGCAcctcttttgtgttttgttgacCCTCATCCctgtcctctgtgtgtatgtgcatgtgggtgtgtgtgtgtgtgtgtgtgtgtgtgtttgtttttgtgtgcgcacatgtgtatACCTCAGATCCTGGACTATGACGTGGTGGCCAACATGTGTGTATAACTCAatcctctcctctgtgtgtatgcatgcatgtgtgtgccccTCAAATCCAAGACTACGAAATGGTGGTGAATAAGCTCTCCctgtataactgtgtgtgtgtgtgtgtgtgtgtgcgcgcccctCAGATCCAGGACTATGACATGGTGGCGAATAAGCTCTccctgtatagtgtgtgtgtatgcatgcatgtgtgtgccccTGAAATCCATGACTACGAAATGGTGGTGAATAAGCTCTCCctgtataactgtgtgtgtgtgtgtgtgtgtgtgtgtgtgtgtgtgtgtgcgcgcccctCAGATCCAGGACTACGACGTGGTGGCCAGCATGCTGTCGGTGCGCTGCCGGCGTCTGCGCTCGCTGGACCTGTGGCGCTGCGGCAGCCTGACGGAGCGAGGCCTGGCCGAGTTGGCCGCGGGCTGCCCCCTGCTGGAGGAGCTGGACCTGGGCTGGTGCTCCACCCTGCAGAGCAGCTCGGGCTGCTTCCAGCGGCTGGCCCGCCGCCTGCCGCGCCTGCGCAAGCTCTTCCTCACCGCCAACCGCACCGTCTGCGACGCCGACGTGGAGGAGATGGCCGCCTGCTGCCCCGCGCTGCACTACGTCGACATACTGGGTGAGCAGCGcacagggtgtctgtgtgtgtgtgtgtctgtctgtgtgtgtgtgtgtgtgtctgtgtgtttgtgtgtgtgtgtgtgtgtgtgtgtgtgtgtgcttgtgcttgcaCTTTAGACTGTCGACATATTGGGTGAGCAAGCgtaagagtgtttgtgtgtgtgtgtgtgtgtgtgtgtgtgtgtgtgtgtgcgcttgcacTTCAGACTGTCGACATATTGGGtgagcaagcgtgtgtgtgtgtgtgtgtgtgtgtgtgtgtgtgtgtgtgtgtgtgtgtgtgtgtgtgtgtgagagtgtgtgagagagagagtgtgtgtgtttatgtgtgtgtttatgtgtgtgtgtgcgcttgcacGTTACACTGTCGACATATTGGGTGATCAAGCgtaagagtgtttgtgtgtgtgtgtgtgtatgtgtatgcacaggtaaatacattttctgtgtcaactaaaagacaaaatataaacaaaaaagGTCACTGTGAGTTGATATGTGTCCTGTTTGATTGACAGGCACACGGATGGTGAGCCCGGCCTCCCTGAGGAAGCTCCTCCAATCATGTCCAAACCTGAAGCTGGTGGACGTGTCCTTCTGTTCACAGATTGACACTCGGGCTGTACAGGAGCTCTCCGCTCTCTTTCCCAATGTGGCTATCAAGAAGAGCTTTACACAGTGACACtgtgccacaaacacacacacacacacacacacacacacaaacgtttttattaaaacacatacacactggctCTCTTaacccacccacacatgcagacatgctgCAGAGGCCAGAGGTAAACCGACAGCGGCAGCTTCtc is a genomic window of Alosa sapidissima isolate fAloSap1 chromosome 10, fAloSap1.pri, whole genome shotgun sequence containing:
- the fbxl4 gene encoding F-box/LRR-repeat protein 4 isoform X1; the encoded protein is MFPMLTLLSMFYYICLRRRCRSGSRSEALGSRRAVELAQRASGPAGGGSVGGVSSGGELEQYAKEVVDFSSHYGSENSMSYTMWNLAGAPNVYPSSGDFTQTAVFRTYGRWWERCPSAGAPYRRTPRSFHSRDFLELAFEEPVYPTAVEVLETYHPGAVVQILACSLNPFSQNPPTDVRWEVLWSGEPSKALAPQSRQFSPSIRHLSFPTNLLRVEVNSSLLEYYTELDAVILRGVRERPMLALYKIPLIDMNDLSDGEDETAIGISSQRHPQAGDGKYNNTGNGYFDKLPYELIQLIVSHLTVPDLCRLAQSCKLLQQHCCDPLQYLQLSLQPYWATLTDASLVHLQPRCVLLQRLNMSWTGNRGALTSNGFCSFLKACGQSLVSLELSCCHFLTEASMEVISQTCPGLQELNLASCDRLQPQAFSHVAKLNSLRRLVLYRTKIEQTALLSILTFCTELQHLNLGSCVRIQDYDVVASMLSVRCRRLRSLDLWRCGSLTERGLAELAAGCPLLEELDLGWCSTLQSSSGCFQRLARRLPRLRKLFLTANRTVCDADVEEMAACCPALHYVDILGTRMVSPASLRKLLQSCPNLKLVDVSFCSQIDTRAVQELSALFPNVAIKKSFTQ